The following nucleotide sequence is from Thermoplasmata archaeon.
ATCACGAGCGCCGGCCGACGCCGCAGGAGGACGGGCTCGAGCGCCTTGCATCCGAGCTCCGGTCGCCATTCATCCTTCTCGCCACCCATCGTCGCGTAGGTCGGCGGGTAGTGCGTGAGCAGGACGGGGCCATCGTCCGCCGCGAGGAGGCCGTCGAGGATCTCGATCCTCCGAAGGTACACGTCCGCGAGGTGCGGGAGGTTCTTTCGCTGCCACCACGTCGGGCGGTCGAGGCTCCCCGTGCTGCCGACGATCCGCACTCGTCCGCCCTCGGATTCGAAGACCGCCGGCTCGTCCCGGAGGAACCGCACGCCGTACCGGTCGGCGAAGCGCGCGACGTACGTCGGATGGTCGCCCTCGTACTCGTTGTTCCCGAAGACCGCCGCGATGGGTGCGCGGACCCGTTCGCGGATCGCCCGGAGGACCGCCTCGAAGGCGTCGAGGTCGTTCCGGTCCGTCGTATCGCCGGCGAGGAGGAACAGATCGGTCGGACCGAGGCGCTCCAAATCGGATCGGACCGACTCGAGGCCCCGATGGCCGTGCACGTCCCCGACCGCCGCGATCCGCACGGGCCGCCGAAGGCCCACCGCGTCGATGAACCTATCCCGCGCTCAGAACTCCCGGATGACCGCCTGCCCCGTCGCGAGGTCCACGATCGGAAGGCGGGCGGGCATCGGATTGATGTTTCGCATCTTCTGGTACGGGGTCTGCGCCTGCCACGTGGACGCGTTCACGAGTACGACGCCGCGGTACGCGTCGACGCCGACCGAGTGGACGTGGCCCGTCGCGAAGACGTCGGGCACGTCGTCGATGATCAGGTGATCTTCCGCCTCGGGAGCGATCGGCGTCTTGCCGCCGTAGATCGGCGCGAGGTGGCGCATCCGCAGCATCGCCTTCATTGCATCGATCGGCCGGTGGTAGCTCAGCCCGGGCACCGCGGACACGAGGTCGTCCATGCTCCGCCCGTGGTAGGAGAGGATGCGGACCCCCTCGAGGCTCATGAGGCACGGGTTGCCCGCGAAGGTGACGTTCGAGTCGAAGAGCTTCTGGATCGACGTCGGGAGCGCCGGCTGCGGCTCGGCGGGACGCACGGCGTCGTGGTTCCCGGGACTCATGACGACCGCGATCCGGTCGGGCAAGGCGGCCATCATCGCCGCCAGCGCCTCGTATTGCCCGTAGATGTCGTCGATCGCGAGCTCCTCGTCCTGCCGCGGGTAGATGCCGATCCCGTCCACGACGTCCCCGCTCACGACGAGATATCGGACGGACCGCGCGACCTCGTCGTCGCTTCCCAGCCACGCGGACACCTTCGACCACTTGTCCTCGAGGAACGTGCGGCTGCCGACGTGGATGTCCGACATGAAGGCCGCGCGGACGTGCCCGTTCGTCCCGCGGAACGGGCGCGTGGTCGGGATGTCCGGCCGCACGAGGGCGTGCGCGATCAGGAGGCCGCGGTCGTTCGCGGTCCCGACGACGCCGACGACCTCGTCCATCACGACCGACTCCGCGGCGAGGTCGGAGTCGGCGGGCACGAGGACCGGGATCGTCTCCGATTCGTCCTCGAGCTCGAGGACGCGGTGCCCGTTCTTCGTCGTCCGGACGTCCGCGACCATCCCGATGATCCGGACCTCTCGGGTCGACTTGCGCGCCTTCGCGATGTCTTGCGCCCCCGCGAGCTCGCGACGGCCGGCGAGGAGCCGCCGGAGGACCTGGAAGCGGTGGCGGAAGTAGCGGGTGAAATCCTCCAACGTGCCCTCGCACGTCGAGCGGCCGGTGATGTCCCGCAGGATCCGTACGTCGGCGTCGCGGCCGACCGCCGGCTCGCCCTCCCGTCGGAACGAGGCGGGGACGGATGCCTGTGCGCGCACGACCGGCACGACCGGGAGGGGCTGGGCCCGGACGGCCGCCTGCTGGCCGATCGTCCCCGCCTCGGCGACGTCATGGAGCGTCACGACGAACGGCGGCTCGGAGCACGTCTCGAGGAACGCTTGGAGGGGCGCCATCGGATCCCTCTGGCCGAGGAGGAACTCGACCGCATCCGGCTCGAGCAGCGTTCCGCGGCGGCTCACGAACGCCAAAAGTTCCTCGCGCATCCGCCGGCCCATGGCACGCCATCGAATAAAAAGGGTTCGTCGCGTTCGAGACGTCGTCCGAAGAAAATTATAGGCGGACCGACGAATCCGCTCCGATGCTCCGAGTCCGGGTCGAGGCCCCTCTCCAGGCGACGGAGAGCGCGGAGAAGGTGTCCGCCGCGATCCGCAACCTCTTCCCCGACGTCGCGTTGCAGGCGCAGGCGGACCGCGTCGTCGGCACGACGGAAACGCTCGACCGCCTGCGGGACCGGATTCGGAGTCAGCGGATCCGCGACACGGCGCGCCGCCAGTTCCTTGCGGGCCGTCATGGGGACCGGACCGTCGTGGACCTGAACAAACAAGCGGCGTTCGTCGGCGTCGTGAGCTTCGGCACGGCCTCGCCGCTCGGCGACATCCGCGTCGAGATCGAATCGGACGATCTCTCGGCCGTGATCGACGACGTCGCGGAGAGCACCGTCGAGCCGAAGGCCAAGACCTAGGCGGTCCGGCCGCACCGCGTGCACGTGAAGCGGCCAGCCTCGTATCGGGCCTCGACCCATGCGCAGTTCGGACACTGGAATCGGACGGGCGGGTAGCCGTAGGGAGGCGGCACGTACGTCGGCGTATAGTCGCGGGGGATGTGGGCTCGGTCCCGGACCGTGGCGACCGGCGCCATGGCCGAGGAGGCCGGGGCGGGCGGCCACGCCAGGTTGGGCGGACTGGGAGGCGGGAATCCCGTGGGCGGCGCGGCGGGCGGCACCGTCGCCGGGTACGGGGGGACGGGCACGGCGGGCGGTGCTTGGACCGGCGGGCGGAACCGCCGCACGAGTTCCTGGAGTCGCTTCGTGGCGTGGAGCGCGTACCAGGCGAAGAACCCGGCGCCGGCCACCGCGAGGCCGAGCACGAGGAGTTCCGTGAGCAGGAGGGTCGCCTCCCCGCCGATGCCTTCGAAGTACAGGGAGTCGATGTAGTCGTTCACGAAATGGGCGAGTATCGCCGCTCCGACGCCGTGCCGCAAGAACAGGTACCCGAACCCGAGGCCGGCGACCATCGCGGGGACGACCTTCCACCATCCCCACCCGGGTCCGTGCGCGAGGCCGAAGATCGCGGAGCTCGCGACGAGGAACGCCCACGCCGCCACGAGCGTCTCGCGGGGCGAATCGGCCCGCACGGCGCCGCCGAGCAGGTACCGCAAGCTGCCGACGACATGGCGCCCCGCGAATCCGGGTGGGTGCTCCGCGCCACCGCGATTCATCTCCATGATGCGGAGGGCGATGGACCCGAGCGCCATCGGGAGTCCGATCAAGAGGACGCGGAACGCGAGTTCCTCATAGACGCCAGCGTTCGCAAGTTCGAACAGGAACACCCACGCGTTATCCAGGGTTTCGTTGATCGGATTCGTGGGATTGATGCCGGCGAGTTCGATCACGAGGATGAAGGCGAGCTGGAAGAACGTCACGGCCATCCAGACCTGCGCGATCGCGATCCACGCGCTGCCGCTCCGGAGCCGCGTGCCGATCGATTGCAGTGGGGCGCGGATCGCCTCCCACGTCGGTCTTCGCTCCGCGGACGCATAGTAGCCGCCGGCGACGAGGATGGCGAGGACGATGAGACCGTAGTACGCCAGGAAGAGCGCCATGTTCTGAGTTCGGTACACGACGATCGGGGCGGGGAGCGGCAGGTAGAGGAAGACGCTCGCGTCCGTCGTCCACCGGAGTCGGATGTTGTCAAAGCCGATTGTCACGGGACCGGACGAGCCTCGGTTGTTGAACGCGACCTTCAGGTAATACGGGGTGTTCGGTGTCAGAAGCCGCTCCCCGGCGTCGAACTGCGGCGTCGTGATCCACGGCGTCGGGCCCGTGAAGTTCACGATTCCGACGGCGACCAGCGGATCGGGATTCGTCTGCGACGAGTCGACGGAAACGAGCAGCTGTCCGGACGTCAAAGGGCCCGTGACCAGCATGTCGAGCTGCACCGCTGCGGCGAAGGGGAGCGAGCCGGCCACTTGGAACTCTTGCATCCAGAACCCCCGGGCGCCCGCCGGTAAGGTCATCTCGAGGTATCCTCCGGGATTCCCGCCGATGCTCTGGTATGCGGACGTCGCTCCCCCGGATGGGAAGAAGCTCCAGTTCCCATCGAAGTCGAGCCCACTGTTCACGGTCTCTCCGGACTGGATG
It contains:
- a CDS encoding metallophosphoesterase — encoded protein: MRIAAVGDVHGHRGLESVRSDLERLGPTDLFLLAGDTTDRNDLDAFEAVLRAIRERVRAPIAAVFGNNEYEGDHPTYVARFADRYGVRFLRDEPAVFESEGGRVRIVGSTGSLDRPTWWQRKNLPHLADVYLRRIEILDGLLAADDGPVLLTHYPPTYATMGGEKDEWRPELGCKALEPVLLRRRPALVIHGHIHKGIPFAELRPSSVRLEDFEGAAASMPIHNVAYPVRRTVSTFDI
- a CDS encoding DNA-directed DNA polymerase II small subunit, with translation MREELLAFVSRRGTLLEPDAVEFLLGQRDPMAPLQAFLETCSEPPFVVTLHDVAEAGTIGQQAAVRAQPLPVVPVVRAQASVPASFRREGEPAVGRDADVRILRDITGRSTCEGTLEDFTRYFRHRFQVLRRLLAGRRELAGAQDIAKARKSTREVRIIGMVADVRTTKNGHRVLELEDESETIPVLVPADSDLAAESVVMDEVVGVVGTANDRGLLIAHALVRPDIPTTRPFRGTNGHVRAAFMSDIHVGSRTFLEDKWSKVSAWLGSDDEVARSVRYLVVSGDVVDGIGIYPRQDEELAIDDIYGQYEALAAMMAALPDRIAVVMSPGNHDAVRPAEPQPALPTSIQKLFDSNVTFAGNPCLMSLEGVRILSYHGRSMDDLVSAVPGLSYHRPIDAMKAMLRMRHLAPIYGGKTPIAPEAEDHLIIDDVPDVFATGHVHSVGVDAYRGVVLVNASTWQAQTPYQKMRNINPMPARLPIVDLATGQAVIREF
- a CDS encoding RNA-binding domain-containing protein, whose amino-acid sequence is MLRVRVEAPLQATESAEKVSAAIRNLFPDVALQAQADRVVGTTETLDRLRDRIRSQRIRDTARRQFLAGRHGDRTVVDLNKQAAFVGVVSFGTASPLGDIRVEIESDDLSAVIDDVAESTVEPKAKT
- a CDS encoding CPBP family glutamic-type intramembrane protease, yielding MQCLRCGATFEGSFCPRCGTPAPAMPPPVTDAAAPGWPCPRCGTVYRGHFCPRCGLPTAAWAYRPPPSPSGGRSVLSILWTLAMVGFLVLALTDFAALLWSPTLVVPGIQGIQSGETVNSGLDFDGNWSFFPSGGATSAYQSIGGNPGGYLEMTLPAGARGFWMQEFQVAGSLPFAAAVQLDMLVTGPLTSGQLLVSVDSSQTNPDPLVAVGIVNFTGPTPWITTPQFDAGERLLTPNTPYYLKVAFNNRGSSGPVTIGFDNIRLRWTTDASVFLYLPLPAPIVVYRTQNMALFLAYYGLIVLAILVAGGYYASAERRPTWEAIRAPLQSIGTRLRSGSAWIAIAQVWMAVTFFQLAFILVIELAGINPTNPINETLDNAWVFLFELANAGVYEELAFRVLLIGLPMALGSIALRIMEMNRGGAEHPPGFAGRHVVGSLRYLLGGAVRADSPRETLVAAWAFLVASSAIFGLAHGPGWGWWKVVPAMVAGLGFGYLFLRHGVGAAILAHFVNDYIDSLYFEGIGGEATLLLTELLVLGLAVAGAGFFAWYALHATKRLQELVRRFRPPVQAPPAVPVPPYPATVPPAAPPTGFPPPSPPNLAWPPAPASSAMAPVATVRDRAHIPRDYTPTYVPPPYGYPPVRFQCPNCAWVEARYEAGRFTCTRCGRTA